GTCAATCTCAGATAACGGTGGAGTCAAGCTAGTATGGAATCGACAGCAACAGGCCTCCCCTACCAAGGGCATTGGGGTACATGGAGGACACAGAAAACCATCAGCTCTGGTCCATAGGCTGGCTccagggggagagaaaaatgagaagcaGGGAGTCTGCCTTCCAGGTCCGCGAtctccagttttcttcctttctctgtttcatcCCCCCCAGGCACCATGACATTCCTttccgacccccaccccccaccccgtctccacCAAAACCTGctgtcaggtttctttttttcactcattCAGGTTATAAGGTGAATTCCAAAGAAACTCCCACGGAATCATATTACGAATGCTCCTTTGTAGCAAGTGAGGCAGAAATCATTGgtcactttttaaatctttaaatccaAGGAATATTGGACCAGTGCAACACCCCCTAAAAGTCCCTATCCCAGGCAAAACCACGCAACCCAGGTGAGCAACTCAGAAGTAATTCAGAAGGCAAGTGGAGGTGTCTCCAGATGGATCTTTTCCACAACTGGAAATCATGCCCAGCTATGTCAGAGGATTAAGAGGGTGCCATCTTGTTGCGGACTGGAATAAAgaaaagaggtgggggaggagagagtttAGAGGGGGGCGGGAgatggaggtagagagaggaagcaggaagggcaggaagCCCTGACTTCACAACAGCTTGTGAAATTTATTAggcaacttctttatttttttaaatttctatttattggGGGTGGCGGGTGGGGCAATCACTTCAAGACCACACGCGAACCCCCTTTCTGTGGCCCTTTTGTCCTCCTGAGCACCTTCTCCTCTGGACTAGGCACAAGTTCTTACCTTCTGAGGCTTCCCAGAGGACCTGCCGCTCCTTAAGGAACTTACTATATGGACAGGGGGGCCACGTCTCGTTTTGCGCTTTAAGCCACATGACGCAGCCACCCGGGTCACGCTGACTGCAGCAACTTGGGACCCAGACGAAGGTCAGTCATCTATAGAGAAGGCCGGGGCACCCTATGAAGTGATGCGAAATGAGAACAGAGATGCTCACCGTGCCGTTCCCACGTGACGCAAAGCAAGACTCTGGGTGTATCTGAAGGGGACACAGTGAGAAATTGGTATAAACAGAACCGCACAGGCTCTGGCAGCAGAGTGGAAAGACGCAGAAAGTATAAGCCATGGGGCAGGGGGCACCGGAGAGGAGTGGAAGCTCTGAGGCAGGGGTAGGAATTTCAGATAAGGAAGAAGAAGCAGGCAAAGCAAAGGAAGGGAACAGGGATGAAGACGCTGGGACACAAGCGTGGCTGACTTCTCAGCGTTGCTGCGATGGCGTTGCTATCATCCGACCATTTTACCCAGAGTGGGGAGGGCGCCTGGTACAGGTACACCCGTTACCGTAGCTCCCAGCCACGTGTCCAAATGATATTTGGGGTATACGGGGTTAAACAGAATATATTACTTAAATTAATGGCACCTGTTGATTTTTCTTGCTCTCTAATGTGGCTGCTGGAAAATCTAAAACTAcatttatgggggcacctggctggctcagtcagttaggcgtccgactttggctcaggtcatgatctcacggttcgtgggttcgagccccgcgtcgggctctgtgcggacagctcagagcctggagcctgcttcggattctacgtctcccatctctctctgcctctccccccccccacacacacactctctctctctcttaaaaataaacggggcgcctgggtggctcagtcggttaagcggctgacttcggctcaggtcacgatctcgcggtccgtgagttcgagccccgcgtcgggctctgtgcggacagctcagagcctggagcctgttgcggattctgtgtctccctctctctgaccctccccgttcatgctctgtctctctctgtctcaaaaataaataaacgttaaaaaaaaaattaaaaaaaaataaataaacattaaaaaataaaaataaaataaaattacatttatggcTCACAGTATATTTCTACTGGGTGGCGTTGCTCTAGTTCCCCATGAGGCCATTTTGTCTGTGAGATTTCTTTCCCCTGACCTATGACTTCTTTGAGAAGCCTAATAAGCCCCCAATCACTACAGTCCACTACAATAATCTTAAAATGTCCTAAACGACCAACCACCAATTCGTATGTCAACTAGAAGTACCCTCAAAATCGAACGGACTCGGACTTCCACACAGCAAGAGCAGTGGTTAAACAAGACAGCCACTTAAGTTTTCggttcccttccctcctcatgACCAAGCACTCTACTCAGGCCCGCTCCAGGGAAGGGACGCTGGCTTCCAGAAAGGATCCGACATACACATAAGACAGAAACGACTTCAAGGGCTCACTCCTCTACATTTTTGAAAAGCATGGAGCAGCacatttgttttccattgtttCACTGATCTGTAACTGCTAACCAGAGGTGTAAAAGTCCATCTCCAACAGATAAATCAGGTTGAGAAGCTGGGGTGTCTGCTTAGAATCCTCCTTTAGCATCACAGACCCTCGGAGTGGAAAAGACAAGGCCATCTTGTCTAACACTTGATAAATGAGGCGCCTTTACAgcatttctccttctctgtgtctccatgtccCTTGGGCTTGTGCACCACTGAGGAAACTACCCATTCTAATCCCAGACTGATGGGTTTTTATATCTCCCACCACTAACCCTGGATTCTTCTCCCAAATGCACAAATCTTTTCATTATGTGATAACGATTCTTCTTCAAATCTTTTTCAGATcgcatatgtttttgtttgtcttagtcctttgtagagaaaaaaatggggttTGGCCTTTTTCCAAAGCTATCTTTGGAAGCCGCTTTGTCAATGCCTCCCTTAAAGCATGGTGATTATACCTGAACAGTGTGCATCATACTTGATCCTAGCAACAtgtgagagagaagtggggcttttACCTCCTTCATTCTGGACACTGAATTCCACATAGACAACTATATGGTCATGACTCCCCCACCACACTTTCTTGAGTCCtgatttcttttatctctacaaCGTCACGTCTTCCAGCTTTTggaaaaccacattttaaaaaacattctatgcgatatcacctcacacctgcttgAATGGCAGTTTATCAAAGGACAAGAAATACCAAGtcttgacgaggatgtggagaaaagggaaccttcttGTACTGTCGGTAAGActgtaagttggtgcagccaccagggaaaacaatatggaggttcctccaaaaattaaaaataaaactatcctatgatccagcaatccacttctagatatttatccaaaaaaaacaaaaacactagacGAAAAAGATATGGCagtccatgttcactgcagcattatttacgacagccaagacatggaaacaacctaagtatccgtAAGTGGACgcatggataaataaataaatgtcgtcgaggtccatccatgttgtcacgaatggccagatttcattcttttctctttttttatggctgagtaacatttatatataaaaaatatatatttaaatatatatttaatatataaaatatatttatatataatatatagattatgtttatatgttaatatatttaaatatatgttatatttttatgtaaatatatacataatatataaataatatagttattacttatatctatttatatattatataaaaatataaataacatatttttaaatatatatttaaatttatatatatattaatatttttttatatataaatgttactcagccataaaaaaaatagaaaagaaagaaatcttgccattcgtgacaacgtggatggaccttgaagacattatgctaaatgaaataagtcagacaaagaaagacaaataccatataatcttatttatatgtggaatctgggAAAAACAACACCACCCCCACCAACAAAACAGTCACAGATACAGAGACCAGATTTATGGTTtccagagatggggtggggggtgggtaggcaaaatgggtaaaggtggtcaaaagttgcaaacttccagttttaaaataaataagtttggaGGGCGTCCAGCATGGTGACTGTCGTTAATGACAGCATTTTGTATTGTGGGGGCCGAGGACAGTCCACTCCAAAATGTGCCATTTTGGCATTTTGATTGTTTtgaataaaagttacttaagagtCAGTGCAAAAACAACATCctgaccctcccctctcccctttgtGCCCAGAAAGCAGGAagtaaatctcccatgtgaaagctACTTTCCCTGTATCAGGAGATGAAGATACATCCTTATCAACAGAGGTAGGAAATTCAGAGCTGagaagaatatataaacaaacctTGGTACTTCTATTCATTCACTATCTCAGCCCAAATCCTGTTTAGAATTTCTTACTGATTGAAGCTCCCcaaaataagttttctttgtcctgtcaattcctcacagatttattgtctctttgtctaaaatgtataaaagctGGATGCCCTCGTCATTTCTCTGGGTCTCACTTTCATTACTGGGTCTCTTCATGCCGTAAttaaattttgggttttttttccccccttccccttaaTTCCTCGCAtgtcaaatgaatttttagaCCAGCCAGAAGAACTTTGAAGAGAAGAGGTAAATTTTTTCCTCTCCgacaatatatttgaaaattgctattCAGAAAgctcttaaaagttctcatcacacataCAAACAAGTTCTCACCacgggaaaaataaaatttatagtggTAACCATTTTGCAATATCTACAAACAGTAAGCCATGCTTTACAGCCGAGACTAATaggttatatatcaattatacctcaattaaaaataaatcttaggggcacctgggtggctcagttggttaagtgtctgacttcggctcaggtcgtgatctcacggttcgtgagttcaaaccccacatcaggctctgtgctgacagctcagagcctggagcctgcctgcttcggattctgtgtctccttctctctctgcccctcccccactcacactgtctctgtctctcaaaaataaataaacattgaaaaaaatttttcttttaaataaaaattttaaaaaatcttaaaaataaataaagaggttgTTTTCAAGTGGTTGGGGAGAAAAAACAGGTTTCTAGGTCTATGAAGTTTTGTATAACAACGTCTAAAACAGGCACCTGGTTCGCAGCCCTGGGCGTCTCTGAGAATTACCTGGACAcggaatgaatgaacatttaaggCGAGGTCCACCCAGGTGGTCAGGCCCTTTGGGAAATGGTACTTGGCCTTAATGAAGCAACAAGCTCAAGAAACCGTGAATCTGATCGTCATATTGATTCCAGTTGCTTTTCCCTTGGCTGTGAATCTGAATTCCTATTTTGATTTGAACTAGCAGGACTGAATCAGTTCAGTGTCAACAACTTGAGATCATTCAACTCACTTAGAATGTGGACCAAAGGGAAGGTACAGTTAATTTAGTAACCACTGAGAGCTGATTGAAATCAAGTTAAAGGAATACCAGGCTTACGAGACCTGGTTTATACAATTGGCAGGATCGCGTGCTAGCTGGGTACCTTGAGCACATTCATGCAATCACATTCCTTTAAGCCCCTCTAAATGTCTGGTTTGATTCCAGGAAAGAActtgcaaataaaaaattttgaagtcGTCCCCTGCTCCCATGTTGAAAGGATGGGAATTTGCAACAGGAgcaaaagtattattaaaatgcccgagggtgcctgggtggctcagttggttaggcgaccgacttcggctcaggtcacgatctcactgtttgtgagttccagccccgcgtcgggctctgtgctgacagctcagagcctggagcctgcttcggattctgtgtctccccctctctctgccccctcccctgctcacactccgtgtctctctgtcaaaaataaataaacgttaaaaattaaaaaaaaaaaaaagtgtccgaACTGCCATGCAAATTTACTTTATGAGCTTTATTCCCGATTGTAAATAACATCACCCTTAAAGGAGAATTGGGTTTGACCTTTTATAGGCACAGCCAGCTTCGCCCTCAACCCTTTGGCCTGTCTCGAGACTGCCCCACACATTTGAAGTGAGTCTACGAATCCAAAAAGGCAGCGTGGCATAGCagcaaaatcaagtcagacggtTGAGCTCTAGCTCTGCCCTGCTCATCactatgtctcagtttcctcatctgtggcaTGGAGATGAGTCGGATCATGAGTTACATCTGGGAGCAGAACTGCTGGAAAGATTttttgattaacatttaaaacGGTAACGGTCTTCCccattcaacattttttatttttttatttttttatttttttatttttatttttttttattcagtaccGATCGTGCAACGTTTACTCACAAGAACAAAAGTTAAGAGACACACTCGTACCTGGAATCCTATTGAGCGTCACCCAGAAATGTTCATCGGGGCTATAGGTGTCCTTGGACCAGGAAAGCAAGTCGAGTGCGTGCTGATCTTGGAGGACAAAGTTGGCGAATTCCCTCGTGAGGGCCACATAGGCAGTGCCGAAGTAAATGGTCATGTTGTGAGGAGgtggagtttttaattttgtcgTTTTAATCACGTAGGAGTTTTTTTGGTGTAATAGCTCTCGGTGGACATATTTAGTCCGTCCGATAACATGACTGGGGGCAGCACCCCCGGGGTaatgtttttccctttaaatcCTTTCAGATACTGAACTATCTCCTTGTTGGTTTTCAGGGGGAAATCTTGCCCGCACATGTTGATGGCGTACCTCCATGGCACCTCGGAGGCCGCGAGATCTTTGATGCAGTTCAGGTCGGCCTGGAGCCTGGAAATCCCACCATAGACCACTGGCTCCATTTTAGAAGCCAGAAAAGCATTTGGGAAGCAGTTTAGTAATTGCTTCACcgcatttttaaatgtatccgTCGCCTTTTCATCCACGTGAACACAGTAGACATTTTGGGGCATGTAAATCGCCCTAAAGAGTCTCTCAAAAGTGCCAAAGTCTTTGTGGATGGTCACTGTGTAAGCCAAAGGGAACCCCGCTTCTTCCTTAGAGAGCGTTTCTGTTATATAGTGACTTTGAGCCATGTAGTCATAACAGGTAGATTCACGGAAGGTAGTTTTCAGGGCATTCTCTGTTGGGTAAAATAACTTCCCCTTAAAAATCTGATGACAGACTTCTGCTAACAGCGAGGCATTGGACAGAGATGCCCTCAGAAAATGCTTATCCTCCCTTAACTCGTTCttataaacaaatacaaagatcAGGGCCATGATAAGAGACACACTAAAAAGACAATGCTTCCAAGAGACCATCATTCAAAGCCAGAAAGTGAGTAAATGCCTCTTGAGATCGGATCAGAGTGTAGATATATTTAACTTACATTGCCTCCGGAATCCGTAAATCATCCTCTGGGAACTCGCAATTCTGATCGACTGCTCTGGGCCCTTCCAGGAGACggttttgtcctttttctttcttcctttccggCTCATTCGCGGCTGTGTTTCATTTCAACCTCTCTATGACACATTTCTGAAGTAGCTCCTGGGGAcatctgctctgctctctctccggTGAACCTGCCACCTGTTACCACACGAAAACCAGCTGCCTCAGGAAGATTCTGATTCTGATGTGTCCCCCCGTCCCCACATTAAAATCACCGAAGGGTGAGGTCACCATTCCGCAAGTGATCCCTCTAAGATTTCTACCGTAGCTTCTTCTCCCGGACAAAGGTTGCCCACTATGTCAGCTCCCCAACTTCCTGTTAATCATTGCGTTCAACTGACTGACTTTGTTTGCTTAAACAGCACTGCCAAGTTAAAAGCTTCAGCTCTAAGCATGTGAACACTGCCTGGAGAGACActctgtcaataaatatttagtgcttAAAAATTAATTGCTTAACCCTGTCtttttccacacacacaccctcctcccTATATTGGCCGGCTGTGCTATTTTAGCAAGGCATATGACTGGCTGCTGAGCCAAATTCTTTCCAGGGCTTAATTTTCTCTGCGGCGAGGTGAGGTCCTTTAAAAGGTACATTAGCAAACTTACGTCACCGCCTAACTTACTACACAAAGCGACTGGGGGGACTTGGTGAATaaaggttaatttaaaaaaaaaaaaaaagccacccccAAAAGGAACAGTTGTGGTTACCCAGAAATTGTGTCAAGGCTAAAACTGAAGTTAGTGAAATGTCAGGTTGATTTCACACCCGGCCCAAGTTGGGCACCCTTGGAGTAGACTGACGCCCCGAGAGGTAGGAGAGAAAGGTTGTCTCGGTCTGGGAGGTTCCAGAACTCAAGGAGAGAGGCTTTGCAAACGAACGAGTGCTTCCAAAGGAGTATCCCTgtgtaaaaaaatgaattttaccgCCTTCATAGGTCAGTCATGAGACAACATATAAAGAGTTCATGGCCACGCCCAGCGACACCCAGggctgcagagaggagagggaacaaAAGCCCCCTTCCCCGTCATGAGTCAAGAAAATGACGCAATCATCACTTCTCCTTTGCAACCTTTTTTACACTTCCCTTATTCTTTGCTCCGTGAGTCTATGCCAGTTAGATGATCTGTCAAAGACAGCAGGGATCACTTTTACTTTATTTGGTAGCTTGATGCATGTGGGGGTGAGAGCGTGCCGCGCCCACTCAACAGAAGTTAGCGCCGCACTCGCATCTCTCTTGTCTGTTTCTGGCTCCCACCATCCTCTGCCCGGGCTAGAcgatcaaatatttattgatcgaGAGAGCTctagttttcatttccctgtttCCCTGATCACATTAGTGTGAGATTCCAAGTATTAAGGATTTCTCATCTTTGTGTATGTACACGTGGGTACAGCCGACGTCTCTATTTTCTCAATGCATCTTCGTTATAAATACCacataataggggcgcctgggtggctcagtcggttaagcatccgacttcggctcgggtcacgatcgcACAgccggtgggttcgagccccgcgtcgggctctgtgctgacagctcagagcctggagcctgcttcggattctgtatctccctctctgtctcttaaaaataaataaacattaaaaaaatttttttttctaaaagacagCATAATATTTTAGACTGCTTTGTAAACACAGTGTTTTCATGTCAGGCAGTCTATTTACCTCTTGCCCATAGACGGACACGTTCTGACTTTTCCTGAGAACACCAGGGCGATGCCCGTGTGCAGCCCGTGTCTTGCGTTTACTATCATTGCCACGGGGCCACCGGGTCCTCATTGAGCATTGTCTTCCCCATCTTCACCTTAGAACACAAGACTGGAGTTAGTATCTCGTGTTGTTTTTCCCACCCCAGTTGAAAGCTGACGCGCTGAGGAGGTgattgtcaattttattttgtaagccTCAGGAGCAGGAAACGATGATAGGGCCATTCTTGTGGAAATTCTCCAGAACTAGGTGAGTCAAGTCTTACTTGTTTTCTAAATCCAGTTCTAGAGCATGATTCAGATGCATACAGTCTTGTCAATAGGACCCAAAATAGAATTGGATCAACCCAAATACCTGTTTACATAATATTTCTTGTGTGCTTAAcggcctaagccacccaggcaccgccccggGAAATgcatgtcttttctttccttttgttttttcttttctgttcttcaaaaattGTATTGGCTTGTGTTTCCTTCAATGTGcccttttaagttttattcactGAAAActtgtatgaaaaaaaatgtttttttattacttactttatttattgtttaatttatatccaagttagttagcatacagtgcaacaatgatttcaggagtagattcgaGAATACCCCTTATCTGTTTagcccacaacccctccagcagccctctgtttgttctccatatttatgagtctcttctgttgtgtccccctccctgtttttatattatttttgcttcccttcctttatgttatCTGTtcagtatcttaaattcctcatatgagtgaagtcatataatatttgtctttctctaatttcgcttagcataatacactccaattccatccacgttgttgcaaatggcaagatttcattctttttgattgccaagtaatactccattgtgtatatataccacatcttctttatccattcatccatcgatggacatttgggctctttccatactttggctattgtcgatagtgctgctataaacatgggggtgcatgtgtcccttcgaaacagtacccctgtatcccgtggataaatgcctagcagtgcaattgctgggtcgtagggtagttctatttttaattttttgagcaacctccatactgttttccggagtggctgcaccagcttgcattcccaccagcagtgcaaaagagatcctttctctgcattctcaccaacatctgtcgttgccggagttgttaacgttagccattctgacaggggtgaggtggtatctcattgtggtttggatttgtacgGAAATGCATCTCTAACGGCTGGCTGACTTTTCTCTGAATCTACAGCTCCCTGAATTTATAGTTGCAGAGCGAAGAACATTTATAATTTAGTGCTTTGCTGCAGTTGAATCCTTAATTGCACCTCACCTGAACTTTTTGGCACTGTTACAAAGCCCGCTGATGCCAGAGAAGCATTCACAGTTATGTAAAATAGAATCTTCAACAATGCTAAACATTTTTAAGGACTAGTATcagggctcctgggcggctcagttggttaagcatccgcctcttgatttcggctcaggtcatgatctcacggtttgtgagtttgggccccgtgttggactccagcacagagcctgctcgggattcactctctcccgctctctgccccttcccctctcgttcacatactctctctcgaaataaacattaaaaaaataaagaaagaactaGTCCCAAtcggttttggtttgtttttcatcaACCCAGTCTAtctgatgctctctctccttcttggtGCTCATGTAGGAAACGTGGGAAACGCTGGTTCTGATCCTCCCGGTTTTCCTGAGACCCCGTGCAACGTGCACCATTCATTCTCTTAAGTCCTGAGCTCTGATGCATTTGCGTTTGTGCGAAATAATAGAAGGGAGTGGTAATGGGTGACCAGAAAGAacagatgattctccatcccaGCTTGAGCATTAGATCGACGTTCATGTCCCAAATTCTAAGTTGGAGGCAGCGACTGGGTGGGATGGAGTTCTGAAAAACGTGGGAACCAGTACAGACCTGTGGCTTGGTCACTCAATAAATTGCAGGGTGCATATTTGTGTCCCACAGTTCAACCTATGCTTGCTTTGTTAGTATTACACGTACTATAAATTCTCACCCCCGGACATCAATGAATTTCTGTTCCTCTAAGAAAACTGCACTTAGAGTGTAATCTCAGCAACTGTCTGTAGAAGGGAGCAGAAGGGCTTCGTTTCTACGGAGGTGGATAAGCTGTCATGATCTTCACCTTACTTGTTTTGGGGGCCACATGATGCCCAAAGCGCTTTCTGCGTAGTATCGTCGTGACATCACCTCTGCGCCCAAGTGAGAAAAACCAGGGAAGCCACATGGAGACTTGCTCGGAATCTACGAAAGCCTGGGTGAGGTCGCAGGAAACAAGCGTCTTGGATTAAGTTGGTTTTACGTGCACTTGACATTTTGCCCTTTTTCACTCTTCCAGCTCTTGCCCTGCCTtggctctcctctcttcctcttctgtcttcctctatttatttgtgtatttactatCGTTAAACTCAGGACCCTGTTTAATCCTCATCAGTGCTTTTTTTCTAACCACAGGAAATAGCCTGAAGCAACAGGGCTTTAAATAGACAAAAAGAGCCCGGGCTCGCAAGTCAGAAAGTCTCCAGTTGGACCAACGCCAAcgtggacagcttggagccccTGAACGACACATTTAGTCTCACACTTCACAGCTTCCTTGTGGGTAAATTTGAGAAAACACCCTTGTAGCTGTTCTAACTCCCAACGGCTGCTTCCTTCCTAGCCATGTCACCCGCACCTCCGAGTCTTGGTTTTTCATATCCCAAATCTAGGCAACATCAACCTCCTGGTGGAGCTGAGAGGATTCTAGAAGGAATACAGCACCCAGCTCGGGGCTGGCCGGAGGCATCAGACCTTGAGGGAAAGGCTTGGAAAAGCAGGGTGCagagaggaaatgaggaaggCTGTGGTAGTTTATTTAACACAGAATAACTGGACATAGGATAGTGTGGAAAGGCATGGAAAAGCTGGTTCTTTTCAAGCACTCAATTAAATATCACTGGGACAATGCAGAGCTGAGGAAACATGTTGAAAAGTGAACAGCACTTCAATAGTGTCAAGTTGAGTCTCTGAGCCCAAACACTTTCCAGCTCATTTGCACACGAAGAGATAATGGGCAACCCTCAGTTTCAATGCCAGGGGCCAACGGAGGAGTCTGAGCCCACGGACTTCGGATGTTTGAACAGCCGGACCTCCCCCCAGTTCAGAAAATCCTCAGGTTTGGGTTCTGGTTGGATTTTAGAGGTTGGGTGTCAGGAGAGAAAATAGAACAGGGGTCCGTCCAATCCTGGTGCCTTTCTagatttctctgctttctcttttctgctctaTTCCTCAGAAAGTCATCAATTTGATTTTGAAGTTAGAGGAACGTAAGGCCTCTGCTGCAGCAAGTGATCCTACGACAGGGGAGACCCTGTGCTTCTGATCACTGAGAATAACAGGCTGAAAGAGCATAGCCTCCCTTCTTCCGACTGCAATATGCTGTTCGATCAGAACAGAGTGCAAAGAAGTGAGCCCCTCATCTGTAGGACGCCCGGACACTGGAGTTACAGGGTCCCCGTTTTTAATTCCCAAAGCCCACAGTCTACAAGAAACTCTTTAATGCCTATTCCCTCTTTGGCCAATACCCCATTGGATGGGAAAAACcttcttggggcatctgagtggctcagtcggttgagcatctgactcctgatttccgctcCGGTCATGATTCCAGGTcgggggattgagccctgcgtcaggctccgcgctgagcgtggaacctgcttatgattctctccctctctctctttgcccctctcccccactcgtgtgcgtGCTCTCGCtcgaaaaacaaaaaccttctttACAAGAGGTCAAAGGCTTTGTagagagcaagatggagtcactcaCGTCAAGTAGTGAGGCGATC
The nucleotide sequence above comes from Panthera tigris isolate Pti1 chromosome B2, P.tigris_Pti1_mat1.1, whole genome shotgun sequence. Encoded proteins:
- the LOC122230410 gene encoding LOW QUALITY PROTEIN: N-acetyllactosaminide beta-1,6-N-acetylglucosaminyl-transferase-like (The sequence of the model RefSeq protein was modified relative to this genomic sequence to represent the inferred CDS: inserted 1 base in 1 codon): MMVSWKHCLFSVSLIMALIFVFVYKNELREDKHFLRASLSNASLLAEVCHQIFKGKLFYPTENALKTTFRESTCYDYMAQSHYITETLSKEEAGFPLAYTVTIHKDFGTFERLFRAIYMPQNVYCVHVDEKATDTFKNAVKQLLNCFPNAFLASKMEPVVYGGISRLQADLNCIKDLAASEVPWRYAINMCGQDFPLKTNKEIVQYLKGFKGKNITPGVLPPXHVIGRTKYVHRELLHQKNSYVIKTTKLKTPPPHNMTIYFGTAYVALTREFANFVLQDQHALDLLSWSKDTYSPDEHFWVTLNRIPVLLPDVTHDPTHLHATDEETET